From Methylocystis sp. ATCC 49242, one genomic window encodes:
- a CDS encoding SRPBCC domain-containing protein, translated as MVRKALSTADGLRGWNTSHVEGSGEVGTLWNLKYSGRPEFSWRIDRDDPEELLWTCAKGPGDSVGTTAAFSIVPAPPGRTRVRVTHGGWPHDEANFIKCNTIWGALMDHLRAYVESGLSDPVFS; from the coding sequence ATGGTCAGGAAAGCACTCAGCACCGCCGACGGCCTTCGCGGATGGAATACGTCGCACGTCGAGGGGAGCGGTGAAGTCGGAACGTTGTGGAATTTGAAATATTCTGGCCGACCCGAATTTTCCTGGCGCATCGACCGGGATGACCCGGAAGAACTTCTCTGGACCTGCGCCAAGGGTCCCGGCGACTCCGTCGGCACCACTGCGGCTTTCAGCATCGTTCCGGCGCCGCCCGGCCGGACCCGCGTCCGCGTCACCCATGGCGGCTGGCCACATGACGAAGCAAATTTCATCAAGTGCAACACCATCTGGGGCGCGCTGATGGATCATCTGCGCGCATACGTCGAATCCGGCCTGTCAGACCCGGTCTTTTCCTGA
- a CDS encoding FUSC family protein, protein MHSFPFKVKTQDIRAALRVGASVGLPLVALYASGHIHFAVYAAFGALTSLYGHSEPTQRRVETQVVVGVALVATLAVAAVYSVAQGPDWLLSIMLAVVVVAAGTLGTVMGWTPRGEIFFVLALLVVASIPLTANEILPAIVAGVGGVGFSILLTMLEPNGAVDARSLVRGVPRRIQAGRAILDRTRHAIVIIIAALAVTSAWLLARSIDIGHPFWAPIAVAALMPTFPPADAMHRTIQLLSGTLGGVLIAAALFAQEPGPLALILIIAICQAVAELFIDRNYGVALLFITPLAIGMSNLGGTLPWSPLLMERLVEAGLGATIALVAIVFGSAVLARVAAPRVGSEA, encoded by the coding sequence ATGCACAGCTTTCCTTTCAAGGTAAAGACACAGGACATTCGAGCCGCGTTGCGCGTTGGTGCCTCGGTGGGCCTGCCTCTCGTGGCGCTGTATGCTTCGGGTCACATTCACTTTGCCGTCTATGCGGCCTTCGGCGCGCTGACCTCCCTCTATGGCCACAGCGAACCCACCCAGCGCCGCGTCGAGACGCAAGTCGTGGTCGGCGTCGCGCTCGTCGCCACTCTCGCGGTGGCGGCGGTCTATTCTGTGGCGCAGGGGCCGGATTGGCTGTTGTCCATCATGCTCGCCGTCGTTGTGGTGGCGGCGGGAACGCTCGGAACCGTCATGGGATGGACGCCGCGCGGCGAAATCTTCTTCGTCTTGGCGCTGCTGGTCGTCGCCAGCATTCCGTTGACAGCGAACGAAATCCTGCCGGCCATTGTCGCCGGCGTCGGCGGGGTCGGATTCTCGATTCTGCTCACCATGCTGGAGCCGAATGGCGCCGTGGACGCGCGATCCCTCGTGCGTGGCGTGCCCAGGAGGATACAGGCCGGCCGAGCTATCCTCGACAGGACACGCCATGCGATCGTCATCATCATTGCGGCGCTGGCCGTGACCAGCGCTTGGTTGCTCGCCCGTTCCATCGATATCGGCCATCCCTTCTGGGCCCCCATCGCGGTGGCGGCGTTGATGCCGACGTTCCCCCCCGCCGACGCCATGCATCGGACGATCCAACTACTGTCGGGCACGCTCGGCGGCGTCTTGATCGCCGCGGCGCTGTTTGCGCAGGAACCCGGACCTCTCGCCCTCATTCTCATCATCGCGATATGTCAGGCTGTCGCGGAACTGTTCATCGACCGCAACTATGGGGTGGCACTTCTCTTCATCACGCCACTGGCGATAGGCATGAGCAATCTTGGCGGAACCCTTCCTTGGTCGCCGCTGCTCATGGAACGTCTGGTCGAGGCCGGGCTTGGCGCGACGATCGCTCTCGTGGCGATTGTCTTCGGAAGCGCTGTCCTCGCGCGCGTCGCCGCGCCGCGCGTTGGTAGCGAGGCATAG
- a CDS encoding UbiD family decarboxylase: protein MPYKDLRAFLSTLRQSSELVDITRPIALRYDVAKALAKSSAVEGPALMFKQNGTEFPLVAGLYGNRRRALIAFESTEKTIHERVTKGIENPIGPVDFAGPAPCQEVVLTGDDVDLTKLPVPTYSPLDGGPYITAGIVVSEDPDTGVPDIGNYRFQLHDSRVLGVFSAPNHRFGKNMAKAIERKVSLHGAIVIGIDPMTAFSCQVQCADSANDWFVAGGLRGAPVELTNALTSTLKVPAHAEFIIEFVVDANDQRQEGPLGEYTGYYTPASPKPTAKVTAITHRRDAIFQGLLTGKPITENHVLKQIPFEASILRQLQAQFPTISDISITSSGGVQVYVVIAMAPRYAGEARQAILAAMASNLHPKWVVVVEPDIDVRKSSEVEWAMSFRVKPREDVFVVDHTAAAPLDPYTDGGYSSSVGIDATRPFGVAFPEVSDVPDWRTFDLPEINRGK from the coding sequence ATGCCGTACAAAGACCTGCGAGCTTTTCTTTCGACCTTACGGCAATCCAGTGAATTGGTCGACATTACGCGGCCGATCGCCTTGCGGTATGACGTCGCCAAAGCTCTTGCCAAGAGCAGCGCGGTCGAGGGGCCGGCGCTCATGTTTAAGCAAAACGGAACGGAATTTCCGCTTGTCGCGGGCCTCTATGGTAATCGCCGGCGCGCGCTGATCGCCTTCGAGTCGACCGAGAAAACCATTCACGAACGCGTGACCAAAGGCATCGAGAATCCCATCGGCCCCGTCGACTTCGCCGGACCGGCGCCGTGCCAAGAAGTCGTCCTGACAGGTGATGACGTCGATCTCACGAAACTTCCGGTGCCGACATACAGTCCCCTGGATGGCGGGCCCTACATCACCGCTGGCATCGTTGTTTCCGAGGACCCCGACACGGGCGTTCCGGACATTGGCAACTACCGCTTTCAACTTCATGATTCACGCGTGCTGGGCGTGTTTTCCGCGCCGAATCACCGCTTCGGGAAGAACATGGCGAAAGCGATCGAGCGGAAGGTCTCGCTGCACGGCGCTATCGTCATCGGCATCGATCCCATGACGGCTTTCTCCTGCCAGGTTCAGTGCGCCGATAGCGCCAACGACTGGTTCGTCGCCGGCGGATTGCGTGGCGCGCCAGTAGAGTTGACGAACGCGCTGACCAGCACGCTCAAGGTGCCGGCCCATGCCGAATTCATCATCGAGTTCGTAGTGGACGCAAATGATCAGCGTCAGGAAGGACCGCTCGGCGAATATACGGGATACTACACGCCCGCTTCGCCCAAGCCCACAGCCAAGGTGACGGCGATCACCCATCGCCGCGATGCAATTTTCCAGGGCCTTCTGACGGGCAAACCGATCACGGAGAACCATGTTCTCAAGCAGATTCCATTTGAGGCGTCGATTCTGCGGCAGCTTCAGGCGCAGTTTCCCACCATTTCGGACATTTCGATCACCAGTTCTGGCGGCGTCCAGGTCTATGTCGTGATCGCGATGGCGCCGCGATACGCGGGCGAGGCGCGGCAGGCAATCCTCGCGGCGATGGCCTCGAACCTTCACCCGAAATGGGTGGTGGTCGTGGAGCCGGACATCGACGTCCGCAAATCATCGGAAGTGGAGTGGGCGATGTCGTTTCGAGTGAAGCCGCGCGAAGACGTATTCGTCGTCGATCATACGGCGGCGGCGCCGCTCGATCCCTATACCGACGGGGGCTATTCATCCTCGGTGGGCATAGACGCCACTCGGCCGTTCGGGGTGGCATTCCCTGAGGTTTCGGACGTGCCGGACTGGCGGACATTCGACCTTCCAGAGATCAACCGAGGTAAATAA
- a CDS encoding integrase core domain-containing protein produces MGIPDRPTAPRSPWQNGCAERLIGSVRQECLDHVVVFGERHLRHVLLTYMAYYNDARTHLSLNKHAPIPRAIQAVGRIVPTPILGGLHHRYVRI; encoded by the coding sequence ATGGGCATTCCTGACCGTCCAACCGCGCCGCGCTCGCCCTGGCAGAACGGCTGTGCGGAACGGCTGATCGGCTCGGTCCGACAAGAATGTCTTGATCATGTCGTCGTGTTTGGCGAGCGGCATCTGCGCCACGTGCTTCTTACTTACATGGCGTATTACAATGATGCGCGGACTCACCTCTCACTAAACAAGCACGCGCCCATACCGCGCGCCATTCAGGCTGTCGGACGCATTGTTCCCACACCAATTCTCGGCGGACTACATCACCGATATGTCCGGATTTAA
- a CDS encoding tyrosine-type recombinase/integrase has translation MLEGKDPAELKRRRKEAAKAAAAAQRAAKRRQPQRETVAELVDGFLQRMARKASPKTVDATGRLLRREVVAAWGARPIAEVSRADVRALLECVGERAPVMANRLLPTVRRLFAHAVDEELIARNPAAGIEPLHAETPRERVLDGRELASVRRAAERLGGEDGDFIRLLILTAARFSEVARLEWREVDLDNGVWTLPAARAKNRKAHVTPLSAPALRILQRLHAARVADDGRVFRSSFSRVRDRIDAEIARVDGAPLAHWTPHDLRRTAVPTANSI, from the coding sequence TTGCTGGAAGGCAAAGACCCTGCGGAGCTGAAACGCCGTCGCAAGGAAGCCGCCAAGGCCGCCGCCGCCGCGCAACGCGCCGCCAAGCGCCGTCAACCCCAGCGCGAGACCGTCGCCGAGCTTGTCGACGGCTTCCTTCAGCGCATGGCGCGCAAGGCCAGCCCGAAGACGGTCGACGCAACCGGACGCCTGTTGCGGCGCGAAGTCGTCGCCGCTTGGGGCGCGCGGCCGATTGCCGAAGTCTCCCGCGCCGACGTGCGGGCCTTGCTCGAATGCGTCGGCGAACGCGCGCCGGTCATGGCCAATCGGCTGTTGCCGACCGTGCGCCGCCTGTTCGCCCATGCCGTCGACGAAGAATTGATTGCGCGCAATCCCGCCGCCGGAATCGAGCCGCTTCACGCCGAGACGCCGCGCGAGCGCGTGCTTGACGGCCGCGAGCTGGCCAGCGTGCGGCGCGCCGCCGAACGCCTTGGCGGCGAAGACGGCGATTTCATCCGGCTCTTGATTCTGACGGCCGCGCGCTTCAGCGAAGTCGCCCGCCTCGAATGGCGCGAAGTCGATTTGGACAACGGCGTTTGGACCTTGCCGGCGGCGCGCGCCAAGAACCGCAAGGCGCATGTGACGCCGCTTTCCGCGCCCGCGCTGCGTATCCTTCAGCGGCTGCACGCCGCACGCGTCGCTGACGACGGCCGCGTGTTCCGTTCGTCATTCTCGCGCGTCCGCGACCGAATCGACGCCGAGATTGCGCGAGTTGACGGCGCGCCGCTCGCGCATTGGACGCCGCATGATTTGCGACGGACGGCTGTCCCTACCGCAAATTCAATCTGA
- a CDS encoding Arm DNA-binding domain-containing protein → MPAQSPAKTKPLTDARIAKLSPRAGPYELPVESRIRVVIRPSGAKSFGFR, encoded by the coding sequence ATGCCCGCCCAATCTCCCGCAAAGACAAAGCCGCTGACCGATGCACGCATCGCCAAGCTGTCGCCTCGCGCCGGACCTTACGAACTGCCCGTCGAGTCCCGGATTCGCGTCGTCATCCGCCCGTCCGGCGCGAAGTCCTTCGGCTTCCGCTAA
- a CDS encoding DUF1467 family protein, with product MPFPIPLALAIYATIWWIVLFAVLPLGVRSSEEAGEERPEGADPGAPVAPQLAKKAAITTVVSAVIFGAVVLVAKYMI from the coding sequence ATGCCCTTCCCCATCCCGCTCGCTCTGGCGATCTACGCCACCATCTGGTGGATCGTGCTGTTCGCCGTTCTTCCGCTGGGCGTGCGCTCGTCGGAAGAGGCGGGCGAGGAACGCCCGGAGGGCGCCGACCCCGGCGCACCGGTCGCGCCCCAACTGGCGAAGAAGGCGGCGATTACGACCGTGGTCTCGGCGGTGATTTTCGGAGCGGTCGTGCTGGTTGCAAAATACATGATTTGA
- the mce gene encoding methylmalonyl-CoA epimerase: protein MIGRLNHVAIAVDSVEKASAVYRNALGAKVSTPETVAEHGVTVVFVELPNTKIELLEPYGENSPIAGFVAKNPSGGIHHVCYEVDDIIAARDQLKASGARVLGDGEPKIGAHGKPVLFLHPKDFCGTLVELEQA from the coding sequence ATGATCGGTCGTCTGAATCACGTCGCCATCGCCGTCGACAGCGTCGAAAAGGCCTCCGCCGTCTATCGCAACGCGCTCGGCGCAAAGGTCTCGACGCCCGAGACCGTGGCCGAGCACGGCGTCACCGTGGTCTTCGTCGAGCTGCCGAACACCAAGATCGAGCTTCTCGAGCCCTATGGCGAGAATTCGCCGATTGCCGGCTTCGTGGCCAAGAATCCGTCGGGCGGCATTCATCACGTCTGCTACGAGGTCGACGACATCATCGCCGCCCGCGACCAGCTGAAGGCCTCCGGCGCGCGCGTGCTCGGCGACGGCGAGCCGAAGATCGGCGCGCATGGCAAGCCGGTGCTGTTCCTGCATCCGAAGGACTTCTGCGGCACGCTCGTCGAGCTGGAGCAGGCGTAA
- a CDS encoding winged helix-turn-helix domain-containing protein, whose product MGESVRRFAGFSYSARGGLQRDGKHIHLGPQARQLLELLLDSNGAVVSRDLIASRLWPDRPASDESIDRCAYLLRKPLREAGGRDLIATSYGRGLSLRAEIEEVDIDAEPWRRAETSPSARILDLWQTAYELAGNRTRDGFERAQAAIAAAAELDPGSAPVWSLAADIAAGRVARGYLRPAQAAAIIEDAAGRALAIAPDFAPALAVLGWARGTLLGRPQEGLTLLDRAIADDPHYGKARWYRCWVLAALDRLADAIADTEEGLRASPLDQVLLSLQAWLTLCAGDREGSVARAGRGLELRPDAATLHLVVSIVASLDGRHEEAIAAARRGVLASPGDPFVLSVLAYAQARAGETAEAEATFAAATTGADARAPQSFAASVALALGREAEAVSLLERGKAEGCPWFAFVAHDPRLAPLRDQIARIRAA is encoded by the coding sequence ATGGGTGAATCGGTCCGGCGGTTTGCGGGTTTCAGCTACAGCGCCCGAGGCGGCCTTCAGCGGGATGGGAAACACATCCACCTAGGCCCGCAGGCGCGCCAGCTCTTGGAGCTTCTGCTCGATTCGAACGGCGCTGTCGTCTCCAGAGACCTCATCGCCTCGCGCCTCTGGCCGGACCGGCCGGCTTCCGACGAATCGATCGACCGCTGCGCCTATCTTCTGCGCAAGCCGCTGCGCGAGGCCGGCGGCAGGGATCTGATCGCCACGTCCTACGGCCGCGGGCTCTCGCTGAGGGCCGAGATCGAGGAGGTCGACATCGACGCCGAGCCATGGCGTCGCGCGGAAACCTCTCCCAGCGCCCGCATCCTCGACCTGTGGCAGACGGCCTACGAACTCGCCGGAAACCGGACCCGGGACGGTTTCGAGCGCGCGCAGGCGGCGATCGCCGCCGCGGCCGAGCTCGATCCCGGCTCCGCCCCCGTCTGGTCTCTCGCCGCCGACATCGCCGCCGGCCGCGTCGCCCGCGGCTACCTCCGGCCTGCGCAGGCCGCCGCGATTATCGAGGACGCGGCCGGCCGGGCGCTCGCCATCGCACCCGATTTCGCCCCGGCGCTGGCGGTTCTCGGCTGGGCGCGCGGAACGCTGTTGGGCAGACCGCAGGAGGGGCTGACGCTCCTCGATCGCGCCATCGCCGACGATCCGCACTACGGCAAGGCGCGGTGGTATCGCTGCTGGGTTCTGGCCGCACTGGACCGCCTCGCCGACGCCATCGCCGACACGGAGGAGGGCCTGCGCGCCTCCCCCCTCGATCAGGTGCTGCTCTCGCTTCAGGCATGGCTCACGCTCTGCGCCGGCGACCGCGAGGGAAGCGTCGCCCGCGCGGGCCGGGGCCTGGAGCTTCGCCCGGACGCCGCCACGCTTCACCTCGTCGTCTCGATCGTCGCAAGCCTCGACGGACGGCACGAGGAGGCGATCGCCGCCGCCCGCCGCGGCGTGCTGGCCAGCCCCGGCGATCCCTTCGTGCTGAGCGTTCTCGCCTATGCGCAGGCGCGCGCGGGCGAGACCGCCGAAGCCGAAGCGACATTCGCCGCCGCAACTACCGGAGCGGACGCCCGCGCGCCGCAGTCCTTCGCGGCCTCCGTCGCGCTGGCGCTCGGCCGCGAGGCCGAAGCGGTCAGCCTCCTCGAACGCGGCAAGGCGGAAGGCTGCCCGTGGTTCGCCTTCGTCGCCCATGATCCGCGCCTGGCCCCGCTGCGGGACCAGATCGCCCGCATCCGCGCCGCGTAG